A portion of the Oscillatoria salina IIICB1 genome contains these proteins:
- a CDS encoding tyrosine-type recombinase/integrase has product MSKTIKPSEVHRDGSYNIPHLVAEANERLTQIGKYGSTAKLVIKKGTLQIQYSHPTRLGSNGKAKRMSVTNSWGGANTPINTRHLVEAESVATKITQALTSGTYSDEWKDELIGRKPKTRQQSTTTATTEQKLTFHDAWEVINNDWEGRKKKLKNPNATYYQGFSRFESWQNDDSEFTLKSLAHWLVTSKLNGKMKINHLAVIKRNLALFDVPQQITNWVEKEASLTEVSKQKTRLPDDKEIEETWQMLHEAKVANLARKYHTDKNARNLYLYGILAIYGLRIHEVFSIMNWDNPVIIRNGEFIAVNDDSDDDPTETIKYQGNDKIIPAINDPTNTEKILVIEKGKTGKRLALPFMPKGKNWFETFNLVDKTFNEIKPHYKNSSAKNKYGQNPSRNFCKWLKDQDVEFTAHKLRHACNIRMHQAGLNHLAIANSLGHTVAMNQSTYLRYQGQESKLEGLQSALNDLRGKQNEIDTLKTENERLKTENEQLKLEVQRLKLEKQYQN; this is encoded by the coding sequence GTAATCAAAAAAGGTACGCTGCAAATCCAGTACAGCCACCCAACGCGATTAGGTAGTAACGGTAAAGCCAAACGGATGTCAGTTACTAACTCTTGGGGCGGTGCTAATACTCCCATCAACACGCGACATCTCGTAGAAGCCGAATCTGTAGCAACTAAAATTACTCAAGCTTTAACGAGTGGCACCTATAGCGACGAATGGAAAGACGAGTTAATCGGACGCAAACCGAAGACGCGCCAACAATCAACAACCACAGCAACCACCGAACAGAAGCTAACCTTTCATGACGCCTGGGAGGTAATTAATAACGACTGGGAAGGACGTAAAAAGAAACTTAAAAATCCAAACGCTACTTACTATCAAGGTTTTTCACGCTTTGAATCTTGGCAAAATGACGATAGCGAATTTACCCTTAAATCCTTAGCACATTGGTTAGTTACTAGCAAGTTGAACGGAAAAATGAAGATAAACCATCTCGCCGTGATAAAACGAAATCTAGCCCTCTTTGATGTGCCACAACAAATCACAAACTGGGTAGAAAAGGAAGCTAGTTTAACTGAGGTAAGTAAGCAGAAAACCCGCCTTCCTGATGACAAGGAAATTGAGGAAACTTGGCAGATGCTTCATGAGGCAAAAGTAGCAAACCTAGCCCGTAAATATCACACAGATAAAAACGCAAGAAATCTATATCTGTACGGAATATTGGCTATTTACGGCTTGAGAATTCATGAGGTATTTTCAATAATGAACTGGGATAACCCGGTGATTATTCGCAATGGTGAGTTTATCGCAGTAAATGATGACAGTGATGATGACCCAACAGAAACGATTAAATACCAAGGGAACGACAAGATAATCCCTGCTATTAATGACCCAACTAACACTGAGAAAATCCTAGTAATTGAAAAAGGGAAAACTGGTAAACGTTTAGCGTTACCATTCATGCCTAAAGGTAAGAATTGGTTTGAAACTTTCAACCTAGTTGACAAAACTTTTAACGAGATAAAGCCTCATTACAAGAATTCATCAGCTAAAAACAAGTACGGACAAAACCCATCAAGAAACTTCTGTAAATGGTTAAAAGACCAAGATGTTGAATTCACTGCTCACAAGCTACGCCACGCTTGCAATATCAGAATGCACCAAGCAGGCTTAAACCACCTCGCGATCGCTAATAGCCTCGGTCACACTGTGGCAATGAACCAAAGCACCTACCTACGTTACCAAGGTCAAGAAAGCAAACTAGAAGGCTTACAATCTGCATTAAATGACCTACGAGGTAAACAGAATGAAATAGACACCTTAAAGACTGAAAACGAGCGATTAAAAACAGAGAACGAGCAGTTAAAGTTAGAAGTTCAAAGGCTGAAGTTAGAGAAACAATACCAGAATTAA
- a CDS encoding response regulator, giving the protein MATKRVLIIDDEADIREVAQLGLEISHEWEILTAASGQEGLKIATEQQPDAILLDVMMPDIDGPTTWQKLQANSTTKDIPVILLTAKVQAVEQRRYAQLGVKSVLTKPFDPVTIGEAIAQILGW; this is encoded by the coding sequence ATGGCGACAAAGCGAGTTTTGATTATCGACGACGAAGCCGATATTCGAGAAGTAGCTCAACTTGGGTTAGAAATAAGTCATGAGTGGGAAATACTGACAGCAGCTTCTGGACAAGAAGGACTAAAAATAGCCACAGAACAACAGCCCGATGCAATTCTTTTAGATGTCATGATGCCCGACATCGATGGACCGACAACTTGGCAAAAACTACAAGCAAATTCTACTACTAAAGATATTCCTGTAATTTTACTAACTGCGAAAGTCCAAGCCGTAGAACAGCGTCGTTATGCTCAGTTAGGAGTTAAAAGTGTTTTGACTAAACCTTTCGATCCAGTTACAATCGGCGAGGCGATCGCGCAAATTCTCGGATGGTAG
- a CDS encoding PAS domain S-box protein, whose translation MYQQAEVDVNRSQNLAHLQRLADNVLGILYQFQIDTNGLMSFPYVSAGCQEILGLDPKLVEEDASLMVDLIIPEDREKFSESVAYSAETLEPWYWEGKVKLHSGVVKWIKAMSRPERQPTGEIIWDGWILDITAQKRSEAALQASNQRIATILSGATEGFFALSDRWCFTYVNSQAEYLLGKSSCELIGRNIWEVYPETVESKFYQQYHYAVANQVNVTFEEFYQPLNSWFQVRAYPNGEELSVYVTNINARKKLEISLEELNKLNEKLETKVAERTKELSQKTSELEDLWSAFPDLVFCLTADGKILSYQAGKEQTKIYLQPAEFLGKKMVEILPAEVGEKIRQAMEMTLLCQSLVRIEYCLEMETGKEYYEGRLLPFAENQIMLIVRNISDRQEAENKLKESEKRYQTLTEALPICVFYTDAQGNCLYTNDRWQKIAGLTQEEALGKGWSSAIHPEDRERVSSEWYRAASQKKLFNSKYRFQNPEGKVSWVIGNAVGIDNEKGETIGYVGTITDISDRQEAEMKLQESEKRYQTLTEASPIGVFYTDVQGNCLYTNDRWQKIAGLTQQEALGDGWTRAIHPEDRERVYKQWYQTVLEKKSFYSEHRFQHPNGKITWTIVQALPVIDDERETTGYVGTITDISDRQLMETALRRSEERFRCLIQATSQIIWNTDPNGQINSEQASLCAFTGQTYDQVAGWSWLSIIHPEDRERTAAEWEKAIANKSLYQIEHRLRRYDSQYRYMSGRAVPVLNENGSIREWIGSHTDISDRKAAETALQKITHDLQEAQKLAHIGNWDFNVTSGEISWSEEVFQIYGFDRQTQTPTLSEHLQQYHPEDRETFQGILAEAIADGKPYDLELRIFHPNGSLRYIHVKGEPVKNEKGKVARLFGTVMDITDRKLVEIQVQEKARDLEKTLRELRATQAQLIQTEKMSSLGQLVAGVAHEINNPVNFIYGNLAHATEYCQDLLSVIELYRQHYPHPVLEIQNKLEAVDFEFLLTDLPQLLNSMEVGARRIKEIVASLRNFSRLNEAEFKTVNIHEGIDSTLMILQNRIKAKPDRPQIELVKNYGNLPLVECYPGQLNQVLMNILVNALDVLDDRDRSRTYQEIEQNPSSIWITTTLIEPKTARISIKDNGFGIPENVKNRIFDPFFTTKSVGKGTGLGMSISYQIITEKHQGRIECISELGQGAEFIIEIPLRQKA comes from the coding sequence ATGTACCAACAAGCCGAGGTCGATGTCAATCGGAGTCAAAACTTAGCTCATCTGCAAAGATTAGCCGATAATGTCTTGGGAATCCTTTATCAATTTCAAATCGATACCAACGGTTTGATGTCTTTTCCCTATGTTTCTGCGGGCTGTCAAGAAATATTGGGATTAGACCCCAAGCTAGTGGAAGAAGATGCCTCATTAATGGTTGATTTAATTATTCCAGAAGACCGAGAGAAATTTAGCGAATCCGTAGCTTACTCGGCTGAAACCTTAGAACCTTGGTACTGGGAAGGAAAAGTGAAGTTGCATTCTGGGGTGGTTAAATGGATTAAAGCCATGTCGCGCCCAGAACGACAACCAACGGGAGAAATTATTTGGGATGGCTGGATACTTGATATTACCGCACAAAAAAGGTCAGAAGCAGCATTACAAGCTTCCAATCAGCGCATTGCGACTATTTTATCAGGAGCAACGGAAGGCTTTTTTGCTTTAAGCGATCGCTGGTGTTTTACTTATGTCAATTCTCAGGCAGAATATCTCTTGGGTAAATCTAGCTGTGAGTTGATTGGAAGAAACATTTGGGAAGTTTATCCTGAAACAGTGGAATCAAAGTTTTATCAACAATATCACTATGCTGTAGCCAATCAAGTCAACGTTACTTTTGAAGAATTCTATCAGCCCCTAAATTCCTGGTTTCAAGTCCGTGCTTATCCTAACGGAGAAGAATTATCTGTATATGTTACTAATATAAATGCTCGCAAAAAGCTAGAAATTTCTTTAGAAGAATTAAACAAATTAAACGAAAAATTAGAGACCAAAGTTGCTGAGAGAACGAAAGAATTATCACAAAAAACCTCAGAACTAGAAGACCTTTGGTCTGCCTTTCCTGACTTGGTGTTTTGCCTGACAGCCGATGGCAAAATTCTTAGCTATCAGGCAGGCAAAGAACAGACTAAAATTTATTTGCAACCCGCAGAATTTTTAGGCAAGAAAATGGTCGAAATCTTGCCTGCTGAAGTAGGAGAAAAAATTCGCCAAGCAATGGAGATGACTTTGCTATGTCAATCTTTAGTTAGAATAGAATATTGCCTAGAAATGGAGACTGGCAAAGAATATTACGAAGGGAGATTGTTGCCCTTTGCGGAAAATCAGATAATGTTAATTGTCCGGAATATCAGCGATCGCCAAGAAGCAGAAAATAAACTCAAGGAAAGTGAAAAGCGTTACCAAACTTTAACTGAAGCTTTACCAATTTGCGTATTTTATACAGATGCTCAAGGAAATTGCCTTTATACGAACGATCGCTGGCAAAAAATTGCTGGCTTGACTCAAGAAGAGGCATTGGGAAAGGGATGGAGTAGCGCCATTCACCCCGAAGATCGAGAACGAGTATCTAGCGAATGGTATCGAGCAGCTTCGCAGAAAAAGCTTTTTAACTCAAAGTATCGCTTTCAAAATCCTGAGGGGAAAGTGAGTTGGGTCATCGGTAATGCTGTCGGTATTGATAACGAAAAGGGAGAAACAATTGGCTATGTCGGAACAATTACCGATATCAGCGATCGCCAAGAAGCAGAAATGAAACTCCAGGAAAGTGAAAAGCGTTACCAAACTTTAACTGAAGCTTCGCCAATTGGCGTATTTTATACAGATGTCCAAGGAAATTGCCTTTATACGAACGATCGCTGGCAAAAAATTGCTGGTTTAACTCAACAAGAAGCACTTGGGGACGGCTGGACTCGGGCGATTCACCCCGAAGATCGAGAACGAGTATACAAGCAATGGTATCAGACGGTCTTAGAGAAAAAGTCTTTTTACAGCGAACATCGCTTTCAACATCCTAACGGTAAAATAACTTGGACGATCGTTCAGGCTTTACCTGTCATCGATGACGAAAGAGAGACAACTGGTTATGTCGGAACAATTACCGATATCAGCGATCGCCAATTAATGGAAACCGCCTTGCGTAGAAGCGAAGAAAGATTTCGTTGTTTAATCCAAGCCACCTCACAAATTATTTGGAATACCGATCCTAATGGTCAAATCAATAGCGAACAAGCCAGTTTGTGCGCTTTTACCGGACAAACTTACGACCAAGTTGCAGGTTGGAGTTGGCTAAGTATCATTCACCCAGAAGATCGCGAACGTACTGCTGCTGAGTGGGAGAAAGCAATTGCGAATAAGAGTTTATATCAGATCGAACATCGCTTGCGGCGTTATGACAGCCAATACCGCTACATGAGCGGTCGCGCCGTACCCGTACTCAATGAAAATGGTAGCATTCGCGAATGGATTGGCTCTCATACCGATATCAGCGATCGCAAAGCGGCGGAAACAGCCCTGCAAAAAATCACCCACGATCTACAAGAAGCACAAAAACTCGCCCATATTGGTAACTGGGATTTTAACGTTACCAGTGGCGAAATTTCCTGGTCAGAAGAAGTTTTCCAGATCTACGGATTCGATCGCCAAACACAAACTCCCACCTTAAGCGAACATTTACAGCAATATCATCCTGAAGACCGAGAAACATTTCAAGGAATTCTGGCAGAGGCGATCGCCGACGGAAAACCTTACGACCTCGAACTGCGTATTTTTCACCCGAATGGTTCGCTTCGATATATCCATGTTAAAGGAGAACCAGTTAAGAACGAAAAAGGTAAAGTCGCGCGCTTATTTGGTACAGTGATGGACATTACTGACCGGAAATTGGTTGAAATTCAAGTACAAGAAAAAGCCAGAGATTTAGAAAAAACGCTGCGCGAATTAAGAGCCACCCAAGCTCAACTAATTCAAACCGAAAAAATGTCCAGTTTAGGTCAACTGGTAGCTGGAGTCGCTCACGAAATCAATAATCCAGTTAACTTTATTTATGGTAATCTCGCCCACGCCACTGAATATTGCCAAGATTTGCTTAGTGTAATTGAATTATATCGACAACACTATCCCCATCCAGTTCTCGAAATACAAAACAAACTCGAAGCAGTAGATTTTGAATTTTTGCTAACCGACTTACCTCAGTTACTCAATTCGATGGAAGTGGGTGCTAGAAGAATTAAAGAAATTGTTGCTTCCTTACGCAACTTCTCTCGCCTCAACGAAGCCGAGTTCAAAACTGTTAATATTCACGAAGGAATAGACAGTACCTTGATGATTCTGCAAAACCGAATCAAGGCAAAACCCGATCGCCCCCAAATTGAGCTCGTCAAAAACTACGGCAATCTACCCCTAGTAGAATGTTATCCAGGGCAGCTAAATCAAGTCTTGATGAATATTTTAGTTAATGCCCTCGATGTCTTAGACGATCGCGATCGATCGCGTACTTATCAAGAAATCGAGCAAAATCCTAGCTCCATCTGGATAACTACTACCCTTATCGAACCTAAAACTGCGCGCATTAGTATTAAAGATAACGGTTTTGGCATCCCCGAAAATGTCAAAAATCGTATTTTCGATCCCTTTTTTACTACTAAGTCAGTAGGGAAAGGTACAGGCTTGGGAATGTCGATCAGCTATCAAATTATTACCGAAAAACATCAAGGTCGGATTGAATGTATTTCTGAACTCGGTCAAGGTGCAGAGTTTATTATCGAGATTCCCCTACGACAAAAGGCATAG
- the cobU gene encoding bifunctional adenosylcobinamide kinase/adenosylcobinamide-phosphate guanylyltransferase: MDAILVTGPARSGKSEWAEYLAIQTGKTVTYVATAEIDPGDREWHERIAQHCQRRPADWQILEIPRELTATIRASEPSSCLLVDSLGTWVANLLSEEDSTWEKTYLDLFASLETGAGTIIFVAEETGWGVVPAYASGRKFRDRLGRLVRELGVRAESVYLVTGGMVLNLSSLGRPLPTQPPTRS; encoded by the coding sequence ATGGACGCGATCTTAGTCACCGGACCGGCGCGATCGGGTAAAAGTGAGTGGGCAGAATACTTAGCTATCCAAACTGGTAAAACTGTAACTTATGTTGCTACTGCTGAAATTGACCCAGGCGATCGCGAGTGGCATGAGAGAATTGCTCAGCATTGCCAACGACGACCTGCTGATTGGCAAATTTTAGAAATACCCAGAGAACTAACAGCAACAATTCGCGCTTCTGAGCCATCTAGCTGCCTGTTGGTGGACTCTTTAGGCACTTGGGTAGCAAATTTGTTATCTGAGGAGGATTCCACCTGGGAAAAGACTTATTTAGATTTATTTGCCAGTTTAGAAACGGGGGCAGGGACAATAATTTTTGTGGCAGAAGAGACAGGTTGGGGGGTAGTTCCTGCTTATGCTTCCGGAAGGAAATTTCGCGATCGCCTGGGAAGATTGGTGAGAGAATTAGGAGTCAGGGCAGAGTCAGTATATTTGGTAACAGGAGGTATGGTTCTCAATCTCAGTAGTTTAGGAAGACCCCTACCTACTCAACCACCAACTCGCTCGTAA
- a CDS encoding glycosyltransferase family 2 protein gives MTNLPISAVICTHNREEYLGAAIDSLLEQDFAEYEVIVVDNASSDRTREVVEARLSNPKLKYVYESVTGLSVARNTGAKESSGEIIAYLDDDAVASKTWLSALIAGYQQQEKLAIAGGKVTLILPPKATYPQWLSTELASCLGAYDLGKEVVYITNPSLTPRGLNYSIRRSFLEQVGGFDVNLGRVGKNLLSNEEVYMTELALKRGWQVAYLPKALVAHNVAPERLQPSWFFRRGWWQGVSECYRQQLAGRQDPTQLVEGTERIVRGLYKSLKYLGDPALRFDNLVYAYGQIGYLKTALQGLFSPAKPKK, from the coding sequence ATGACAAATTTACCAATTTCTGCTGTAATTTGCACTCACAATCGAGAAGAATATCTCGGTGCAGCCATAGACAGCTTGTTAGAGCAAGATTTTGCCGAATATGAAGTAATAGTGGTAGATAATGCTTCGAGCGATCGCACTCGCGAAGTCGTTGAAGCTCGTTTGTCTAACCCCAAGCTAAAATACGTCTATGAATCAGTTACCGGGCTTTCTGTGGCTCGCAACACCGGAGCCAAAGAATCTTCCGGAGAAATTATTGCTTACCTTGACGACGACGCAGTTGCCAGTAAAACTTGGTTAAGCGCTTTAATTGCCGGATATCAGCAACAAGAAAAACTGGCGATCGCTGGCGGCAAAGTCACTTTAATTTTGCCACCCAAAGCAACTTATCCCCAATGGCTTTCCACTGAACTTGCTAGCTGTTTGGGAGCTTACGATTTAGGAAAGGAAGTAGTCTACATCACTAATCCCAGCTTAACTCCCAGAGGTTTAAATTACTCAATTCGGCGCAGTTTTCTCGAACAAGTAGGCGGTTTTGATGTTAATCTTGGTCGCGTCGGGAAAAATTTACTCTCCAATGAAGAAGTTTATATGACAGAACTAGCACTCAAGCGAGGTTGGCAAGTCGCTTATTTACCAAAAGCACTAGTAGCACATAATGTCGCCCCAGAAAGGTTACAACCAAGTTGGTTTTTCCGTCGCGGTTGGTGGCAAGGTGTTAGTGAATGTTATCGCCAACAACTAGCAGGTCGTCAAGATCCCACTCAACTAGTCGAAGGCACAGAACGTATAGTTCGCGGTCTTTACAAATCATTAAAATATCTTGGCGATCCCGCTTTACGCTTTGATAATCTCGTCTACGCCTATGGTCAAATTGGCTACTTAAAAACTGCACTTCAAGGATTATTTTCTCCAGCAAAACCCAAAAAATAA